GGTTGGTTCAGACCATCAAAGGAGGGCCGATCGACGATAGGGGTTTACCTATAAGTGTAAGGGATATGCCGGAGGGAGTGTATTTTGTAAAAACAACGGATACTGCAGGTGTTGGGTTCCAACAGAAAATGTTGATCCAACGGCAATAGGTTTTATCGACTAACCTAAAAACAATAAAAAAGGAGACATGACAAGGTCTCCTTTTTTT
This portion of the Maribacter dokdonensis DSW-8 genome encodes:
- a CDS encoding T9SS type A sorting domain-containing protein, with the protein product MVVYPNPAVDETSVSFDFPTTVGTIRIFDVTGRLVQTIKGGPIDDRGLPISVRDMPEGVYFVKTTDTAGVGFQQKMLIQRQ